In Sphingobacterium zeae, one genomic interval encodes:
- a CDS encoding FtsL-like putative cell division protein, translating to MSRNTIRQKELSEEVQEELQETVEEKAEQTEAFIKTLFTVGDLSLNRILHYLPFGAFIAFLMLLYISNRHFAERTIRSIDKVSKEVKELGWDHKSLSAELMKMSTQTEIAKRVDSLGLKERVEPPIKIEVIENKEDK from the coding sequence ATGAGCAGAAATACGATAAGACAGAAAGAGTTGAGTGAAGAAGTTCAAGAGGAACTGCAAGAAACTGTCGAAGAAAAGGCCGAACAAACAGAAGCGTTTATCAAAACGCTTTTTACCGTTGGAGACCTTTCGTTAAACAGAATATTGCATTATCTGCCATTTGGAGCATTTATAGCCTTTCTGATGCTGTTGTATATTTCCAATCGTCATTTTGCCGAGCGAACTATTCGGAGTATCGATAAAGTGAGTAAAGAGGTGAAAGAATTGGGGTGGGATCATAAGTCTCTCTCTGCTGAACTGATGAAAATGTCTACGCAAACAGAAATTGCTAAGCGTGTCGATTCTTTGGGTTTGAAAGAGCGAGTGGAACCACCGATCAAGATCGAAGTTATAGAGAATAAAGAAGATAAATAG